One Granulicella sp. 5B5 DNA window includes the following coding sequences:
- a CDS encoding flagellar basal body L-ring protein FlgH yields MFELCVPLYVQAKTDKHKAKANDPARLRADYIAKAEQYNTAAEVKRTPGSLWSPDNALGDLGSDYIAHRLNDTVTIQVSVQTAAAQSGLVDGSRALTGNSSITGVLGQAPSIANPLLAAQSASTIKGQGQTASNTSFVTNLTGQIIAVLPSGNLVVEAQREVFMNNQHEHITVRGVVRPGDIGPTNAVSSTSLSGLEIEMKGKGIIADNTRPPNFLSRAVLWLFGF; encoded by the coding sequence GTGTTTGAGCTTTGCGTGCCGTTATATGTTCAGGCGAAGACGGACAAGCACAAGGCGAAGGCGAACGATCCCGCACGGTTGCGCGCAGACTATATTGCGAAGGCTGAGCAATACAACACCGCTGCGGAGGTCAAGCGGACACCGGGCAGCCTGTGGTCGCCGGACAATGCGCTGGGCGATCTTGGCAGCGACTACATAGCGCATCGACTCAATGACACCGTTACCATTCAGGTGTCTGTGCAAACCGCAGCAGCGCAGTCCGGTTTGGTGGACGGCTCGCGCGCTTTGACGGGGAACTCCAGCATTACTGGTGTTTTGGGACAGGCCCCAAGCATTGCCAACCCTCTGTTGGCCGCGCAGTCGGCGTCCACTATCAAGGGACAGGGCCAGACAGCTTCGAATACGTCCTTTGTCACCAATTTGACGGGCCAGATTATCGCGGTTCTTCCCAGTGGAAACCTTGTGGTTGAAGCGCAGCGCGAGGTATTCATGAACAACCAGCATGAGCACATCACGGTGCGCGGCGTTGTGCGTCCAGGCGATATTGGTCCCACCAACGCGGTCTCCTCTACCTCGCTTAGCGGCCTCGAAATCGAGATGAAGGGGAAGGGAATTATCGCGGATAACACACGTCCGCCAAACTTCTTGTCGAGGGCGGTTTTATGGCTGTTTGGGTTTTGA
- the flgM gene encoding flagellar biosynthesis anti-sigma factor FlgM, which translates to MKIDAGGIAASQVQTEWNTSQTNNAGPATIQGVEGDRTTLSSDSSTVKALVIQALATPDVRQDKVQSLRQAVSSGTYQVDPQKLASAMVSDI; encoded by the coding sequence ATGAAGATCGACGCAGGTGGAATCGCTGCGAGTCAGGTTCAGACCGAGTGGAATACGTCACAGACGAACAACGCAGGACCGGCCACCATCCAGGGCGTGGAGGGCGACCGGACCACATTGAGTTCTGACAGTTCAACGGTAAAGGCACTCGTTATACAGGCGCTTGCAACTCCTGATGTGCGTCAGGACAAAGTGCAGTCCCTGCGCCAGGCTGTCAGCAGTGGCACCTATCAGGTTGACCCGCAGAAACTGGCATCGGCCATGGTCAGCGACATCTAA
- a CDS encoding FliA/WhiG family RNA polymerase sigma factor, producing the protein MTELERAYQACDESLDERSGIMMKELTQVYYIAARIHERLPKHVEIGDLVSAGVLGLIEACAKYDGSRDVSFATFAKFRIRGAIIDSLRNLDWGSRALRRQSRAIAASTTKLTSLLGRHPLQEEIAGDLDLSLSELHATLHEIDGLSVMGQQVVSRDGVTEPHDLIESAASRDHQDPFDLCLQAEMCAHLASALQTLSEREQMILSLYYQEELTMREVAEVLDIGTSRVSQIISSSLKKLRTELRHLQHTSQSQIPG; encoded by the coding sequence ATGACGGAGTTGGAGAGAGCATATCAGGCCTGCGACGAGAGTCTTGATGAGCGCAGCGGCATCATGATGAAGGAGCTTACACAGGTTTACTACATTGCAGCTCGTATCCATGAGCGGCTTCCTAAGCATGTTGAGATCGGCGATCTGGTGAGCGCTGGCGTGCTGGGCCTTATCGAAGCGTGTGCTAAATATGATGGATCGAGAGATGTAAGCTTTGCCACTTTTGCGAAGTTTCGCATCCGAGGCGCCATTATCGACAGCCTGCGGAACCTCGACTGGGGTTCACGAGCTCTGCGTCGCCAGAGTCGAGCTATTGCCGCTTCCACCACGAAATTGACTTCCCTACTAGGCAGGCACCCGCTACAGGAAGAGATAGCTGGAGATCTTGATCTATCCCTTTCTGAGCTCCACGCTACCCTGCACGAGATCGACGGCCTATCCGTCATGGGGCAGCAGGTTGTGTCGAGAGATGGCGTGACAGAGCCACATGACTTGATTGAATCCGCAGCGAGCCGCGATCATCAAGACCCCTTCGACCTCTGTTTACAGGCTGAGATGTGCGCTCATCTGGCGTCAGCACTACAGACACTCTCCGAACGCGAACAGATGATTCTCTCTCTTTATTATCAGGAAGAACTCACAATGCGTGAAGTGGCTGAAGTGCTAGATATAGGTACCTCGCGTGTCTCGCAAATCATTTCTTCATCGCTGAAGAAGCTTCGCACTGAGTTGCGTCATCTCCAACACACATCTCAATCACAGATACCCGGCTGA
- the fliR gene encoding flagellar biosynthetic protein FliR: protein MMTIPLTTMLGAFLIIGVRISGIVIFAPFFGSVAIPARVKPLLVITLTALLYPMLSPRVPALAISEWPMAILSELMIGSAVGVATNVVFDGIQMAGQILSVQLGYSLVNILDPQTQVESTVVATFHQTIAMLIFLRAGVHLWILRAVANSFDYLPVSSGHISSSFMAAAISACGAVFSIGVQIAAPVLGATLLSDFALAMLGKAAPQLPLMLLGPAVKVVPGLLILMAAMRYWPSLFEHLFRTSVHTSEVLLQLSR from the coding sequence ATGATGACGATCCCTTTGACGACGATGTTGGGAGCTTTCCTTATCATCGGTGTGCGTATCTCCGGGATCGTAATCTTTGCACCGTTCTTTGGAAGCGTTGCGATTCCTGCCCGTGTAAAGCCATTGCTTGTCATTACGCTGACGGCGCTGCTTTATCCAATGCTTTCACCTCGGGTGCCCGCCCTGGCAATCAGCGAGTGGCCGATGGCGATACTCAGTGAACTGATGATTGGATCGGCCGTCGGCGTCGCTACGAACGTTGTGTTCGATGGAATACAGATGGCCGGCCAAATCCTGAGTGTGCAACTGGGCTACTCCCTAGTGAACATTCTCGATCCGCAGACACAGGTGGAATCAACTGTCGTTGCGACCTTTCATCAGACGATTGCAATGTTGATCTTTCTGCGTGCCGGGGTCCACCTATGGATACTCCGTGCCGTGGCCAACAGCTTCGACTATCTGCCGGTGTCATCGGGGCATATAAGTTCAAGCTTTATGGCTGCCGCTATCTCCGCGTGCGGCGCGGTCTTTTCAATCGGTGTCCAGATCGCGGCGCCAGTCCTCGGCGCAACGCTGTTGTCGGACTTCGCTCTGGCTATGCTTGGCAAGGCCGCGCCGCAGCTACCGCTTATGTTGCTTGGCCCAGCGGTCAAAGTAGTACCAGGGCTGCTGATCCTTATGGCAGCCATGCGCTACTGGCCTTCGCTCTTTGAACATCTTTTCCGCACTTCCGTTCATACATCGGAAGTACTTTTACAGCTTTCGCGTTAA
- the flhA gene encoding flagellar biosynthesis protein FlhA, producing the protein MIERAVAALRKSGEWIAPISAVALVFVMLVPLPSFLLDLLLTVSITASVLVLLTAIQVLRPTQFSVFPSLLLLLTLMRLALDLAATRRILLHGNEGTAAAGNVIEAFGQFVVGGNYIVGFVLFLALIAIQFLVISHGAVRTAEVTARFTLDAMPGKQMAIDADLNAGLINEQQARARRERIAQEAEFCGAMDGAARFSQRDAMATILIMAINIIAGFLIGVFQQGVPLQEALKTYTILTVGDGLVSILPSLLVSVAGGIVVTRSASRESLGINVGKQLLMSPRLLWIAGGALLLLGLIPGLPKLPFFCVSGILMYAGSKMKPGSSAGDLGEEEVTLKTSNASQSATPSDPIEATLRLDELMLEVGPGLVPLVDVQRGGQLLTRVKSMRKNLAQQLGILIPSIHITDNLSLRDREYVIYMRGIELARWELRKDSLLAINSSLNASQLPGQPTREPAFGAPAIWIAPNIQGQAIAAGYAVVDPTSVLAAHLTEVIRQNAHEILSRNETKRLIDRLTETHPKLADELIPKHLSLGEVQKVLQQLLREQVSIRDLGTILESLLDTALYNKNPIALVEAARHALGRALVQPLLDECGELKVVMLDPAIEEECLRGSNLQPAQTTTPQLNSTLARKVLDGLRASFGQDVESAPPVLLCASPGRFFLRRLLEPFIPKIVVLSPGEIPAMTQVQSLGVIR; encoded by the coding sequence ATGATAGAGCGCGCAGTTGCTGCTTTGCGTAAGTCCGGGGAATGGATTGCTCCGATCTCGGCGGTGGCTTTGGTTTTTGTAATGCTTGTACCGTTGCCAAGCTTTCTTCTGGATCTACTCCTTACTGTCAGTATTACCGCATCGGTGCTGGTATTGCTGACGGCAATCCAGGTGCTGCGTCCTACGCAGTTCTCAGTTTTTCCGAGTCTGTTGCTACTACTGACGCTGATGCGGCTTGCACTGGATCTTGCTGCCACGCGACGCATCCTGTTGCATGGCAACGAGGGAACAGCAGCGGCAGGCAACGTTATTGAAGCCTTTGGGCAGTTTGTCGTTGGAGGCAACTACATCGTCGGATTTGTCCTCTTCTTGGCACTCATTGCGATTCAATTTCTCGTCATCAGCCATGGTGCGGTTCGCACCGCCGAGGTGACGGCGCGGTTCACTCTGGATGCGATGCCGGGCAAGCAGATGGCAATCGACGCCGACCTTAACGCGGGCCTGATCAACGAGCAACAAGCTCGCGCCCGCCGGGAGAGGATTGCACAAGAGGCCGAATTTTGTGGGGCCATGGACGGAGCCGCACGCTTCAGTCAGCGTGACGCCATGGCAACTATTTTGATCATGGCGATCAATATCATTGCCGGTTTCCTGATTGGCGTCTTTCAGCAGGGCGTTCCACTACAGGAGGCACTTAAGACGTACACCATACTGACGGTTGGTGATGGGCTTGTGTCAATCCTCCCATCGCTTCTTGTGTCGGTAGCTGGTGGCATTGTGGTTACGCGATCAGCGTCACGCGAGTCGCTGGGGATTAATGTCGGGAAGCAGCTATTGATGAGTCCCAGGCTGCTATGGATTGCCGGCGGCGCCTTGCTGCTGCTGGGGTTGATTCCAGGGCTTCCGAAGCTGCCGTTCTTCTGTGTGTCCGGGATATTGATGTATGCGGGAAGCAAGATGAAGCCGGGCTCTTCTGCAGGCGACCTCGGTGAAGAAGAAGTGACGTTGAAGACGTCAAATGCGTCGCAGTCAGCAACGCCTTCAGACCCCATCGAAGCGACTCTGCGGCTTGATGAACTCATGCTGGAGGTGGGGCCTGGGCTTGTGCCGTTGGTCGATGTTCAACGGGGTGGCCAGTTATTGACCCGCGTGAAATCCATGCGTAAGAACCTGGCGCAACAGCTTGGCATCCTTATCCCATCGATCCACATCACCGACAACCTCTCGCTGCGCGATCGTGAGTATGTCATTTATATGCGAGGTATTGAGCTAGCCCGTTGGGAACTTCGGAAGGACTCCCTGCTTGCCATCAACTCCAGTTTGAATGCCTCTCAACTGCCAGGTCAGCCAACTCGAGAGCCTGCGTTTGGGGCGCCAGCCATCTGGATTGCTCCAAACATACAGGGCCAGGCGATTGCAGCAGGATATGCAGTCGTTGATCCAACTTCGGTTCTTGCTGCACACCTTACCGAAGTGATTCGACAAAATGCTCACGAGATACTTTCACGGAATGAGACGAAGCGGCTTATTGATCGCCTCACGGAGACGCATCCAAAGCTGGCAGACGAACTGATTCCAAAGCATCTCTCGTTAGGGGAAGTTCAGAAAGTGCTTCAGCAACTCCTACGGGAGCAGGTGTCGATACGCGACCTGGGCACAATCCTCGAGTCGCTTCTGGATACTGCGCTCTACAACAAAAATCCAATCGCTCTTGTTGAGGCTGCCCGTCATGCGTTAGGGCGAGCTCTCGTCCAGCCACTCCTGGATGAGTGCGGAGAGTTGAAGGTGGTCATGCTCGATCCTGCAATCGAAGAGGAGTGTTTACGCGGCTCGAACCTGCAGCCTGCGCAAACAACCACGCCACAATTGAACTCGACGCTGGCACGCAAAGTGCTCGATGGACTGCGGGCCTCATTTGGCCAGGATGTTGAATCGGCCCCGCCTGTTCTGCTCTGCGCTTCGCCTGGTCGTTTCTTTTTGCGCAGGCTATTGGAGCCGTTCATTCCAAAGATCGTGGTCTTATCGCCGGGAGAGATTCCCGCGATGACACAGGTGCAATCTCTAGGAGTGATTCGGTGA
- a CDS encoding flagellar biosynthetic protein FliQ has translation MGVDQVVVMGRIMLREVVLLTAPILLAAIIISLLLNIAQVLTSLQDQTLSAVPRLLAVGATIFFLMPWMWRSLAHYTIGLLSDFHWVLQ, from the coding sequence ATGGGCGTCGATCAAGTGGTTGTGATGGGTCGCATTATGCTGCGGGAGGTTGTGCTTTTGACCGCTCCAATCCTGCTTGCAGCAATCATTATTAGCCTGCTGCTCAACATTGCGCAGGTACTGACATCCCTGCAAGACCAGACACTATCTGCCGTGCCACGACTGCTCGCCGTAGGTGCGACGATCTTTTTTCTGATGCCCTGGATGTGGCGGAGCCTCGCACACTACACTATCGGTTTGCTCTCCGACTTCCATTGGGTGCTGCAATGA
- a CDS encoding flagellar basal body P-ring protein FlgI, with product MAVWVLMSTLIRKYRSSLLRDFYTLCLVSLCIALSAVSHASDYSRQVLIRDITEVEGVRSNQLVGYGLVVGLHGTGDSQQTYLTVQTLANAMQRMGIQITPSIVVVRNVAAVFVTADLPPFSRPGMDIDITVSSIGDARSLEGGVLLLTSLRGVDGEAYAQGQGPLTIGGYTQGGGLNSKVMRHPTVGTIADGGIVERDAAVDISHLQTVSLLLRNPDFTSARHVADAVNREFGKTISHAVDSRRIDVSVAESGVSSVPVLLSRIQGLAVEVQPAAKVVVNERTGTIVLGGDVTLSPVVVMQAGLTIQILPSLAGTAPQAPSSTNVPSGQTVQMQAGASVDELLKGLRVIGASSQDILAILQAIKAAGGLQADLEVI from the coding sequence ATGGCTGTTTGGGTTTTGATGTCGACTTTGATCCGCAAATATAGAAGTTCTCTCTTGAGAGATTTCTATACTCTGTGTCTCGTGTCGCTGTGCATTGCCCTTTCGGCCGTTAGCCACGCATCGGACTATAGTCGGCAGGTACTCATTCGAGACATCACTGAGGTTGAAGGAGTTCGGAGCAATCAGCTTGTCGGTTACGGCCTTGTGGTGGGTTTGCATGGCACCGGAGACAGTCAACAAACATATCTCACGGTGCAGACCCTGGCGAATGCGATGCAACGCATGGGGATACAGATCACTCCCAGTATCGTTGTCGTGAGGAATGTTGCCGCAGTGTTTGTCACAGCAGATCTTCCACCGTTTTCACGGCCTGGAATGGATATTGATATCACTGTGTCGTCCATCGGCGATGCACGAAGCCTGGAAGGTGGCGTGCTTCTGCTCACATCTTTGAGAGGTGTCGATGGCGAAGCCTATGCCCAGGGACAAGGGCCGCTTACCATTGGAGGCTATACACAGGGAGGTGGGTTGAACAGCAAAGTGATGAGACATCCGACGGTTGGCACGATTGCAGATGGTGGCATTGTGGAGAGGGATGCAGCCGTGGATATCAGCCATCTACAGACCGTTTCGCTCCTGCTGCGTAATCCTGACTTTACAAGTGCTCGCCATGTTGCTGATGCCGTCAACCGCGAATTTGGAAAGACGATCTCACATGCTGTCGACAGCAGACGCATCGACGTAAGCGTAGCGGAGAGCGGTGTCTCTTCTGTTCCTGTCCTGCTCTCGCGAATACAAGGGCTTGCTGTGGAGGTACAGCCTGCCGCTAAGGTAGTGGTGAACGAACGTACGGGCACGATCGTGCTGGGAGGAGATGTGACGTTGTCACCGGTTGTTGTTATGCAGGCGGGGCTTACCATCCAGATTCTTCCATCGTTAGCTGGGACAGCACCGCAAGCGCCCTCTTCTACAAACGTGCCCTCTGGGCAGACCGTTCAGATGCAGGCAGGGGCCAGTGTCGATGAGCTCCTGAAGGGGTTGCGCGTTATAGGTGCCTCATCACAGGACATCCTTGCGATTTTGCAGGCCATTAAAGCAGCCGGGGGACTCCAGGCTGACCTCGAGGTGATTTAG
- a CDS encoding rod-binding protein, with the protein MSPATDRKITKAAKDFESILIGNWLQHAEDTFARAPGAGEGDDDDGTASMQQGLAIQPLAEALTNSGGIGIATMIATQLRRNGKTMPANAQQQVDTAKEELRPGLNIP; encoded by the coding sequence GTGTCACCTGCGACCGACCGCAAGATCACGAAAGCAGCGAAGGACTTCGAGTCCATCCTTATTGGTAATTGGCTCCAGCATGCGGAAGATACATTCGCCCGTGCACCTGGGGCCGGGGAAGGCGACGACGACGATGGTACGGCCTCAATGCAGCAAGGGCTCGCGATCCAGCCACTGGCTGAAGCACTTACGAACTCCGGCGGTATCGGTATCGCCACAATGATCGCGACCCAGTTACGACGTAATGGCAAGACAATGCCTGCCAATGCCCAGCAACAGGTTGACACTGCAAAAGAAGAGTTGAGACCGGGGCTCAACATTCCCTAA
- the flgG gene encoding flagellar basal-body rod protein FlgG: protein MFRALYTAASGMTAQQLNLDNIANNLSNSSTTGFQQRRLQFSDLLYQNEVMPGSAATQQTTTAAGLQVGLGVRPSATEVIQTQGALVATSSPLDVAIQGQGFFQILLPNGQTGYTRAGSFQLNAQGQMVTPDGNPLQPAITIPPDALSVTIGTDGTVSVTEPGQTQASKVGEIQTAMFVNPGGLNSVGNNIYLATTASGDPIIGTPGGAEGLGTIQQSMLEQSNVSVVDEFVQMILAQRSYESNSRVIKAGDEMLQQLNQLAQ, encoded by the coding sequence ATGTTTCGAGCTCTCTATACAGCCGCGAGTGGCATGACCGCCCAACAACTCAATCTGGATAACATCGCCAACAATCTTTCCAACTCAAGTACAACGGGTTTCCAGCAGCGCCGGCTGCAGTTTTCCGATCTTCTCTACCAAAATGAAGTGATGCCCGGAAGTGCCGCGACGCAACAGACGACGACGGCCGCGGGTCTTCAGGTCGGTCTCGGTGTGCGACCTTCTGCAACAGAAGTGATTCAGACGCAGGGAGCTCTTGTTGCTACGAGCAGCCCGTTGGATGTGGCGATCCAGGGCCAAGGTTTTTTCCAGATACTGCTTCCGAATGGGCAAACCGGATACACCCGCGCCGGGTCATTTCAACTGAACGCGCAGGGACAGATGGTCACTCCGGATGGCAATCCGCTCCAGCCGGCGATCACAATTCCACCGGACGCCCTCAGCGTCACGATTGGCACCGATGGAACGGTAAGTGTTACGGAGCCTGGCCAGACGCAGGCCTCCAAAGTGGGGGAGATTCAAACGGCAATGTTTGTCAATCCCGGCGGATTGAACAGCGTAGGGAACAACATCTACCTTGCGACGACTGCGTCCGGTGACCCCATTATTGGGACACCTGGAGGGGCGGAAGGACTTGGAACGATCCAGCAAAGCATGTTGGAACAGTCGAATGTCAGTGTTGTCGATGAGTTCGTTCAGATGATTCTGGCGCAGCGCTCGTATGAGTCCAATTCCCGGGTCATCAAAGCCGGCGACGAGATGCTGCAGCAGCTCAATCAACTCGCACAATAG
- a CDS encoding FliM/FliN family flagellar motor switch protein: MNPNAPIIEPPAGKRPKPKPENRDVRSCNFRYAGRLSNDSARSLSNLFDKFAFNASIAFEAYLGASFRLKLTSMNQSTIQEYLEGIGLDSYLVPCALTVMDAHLLMQTDLPLALPIIDLLLGGGGEPLPGPRELTDLDEEILGNASLLFVKEIERIWRPLNLSYQLLPCVRPASVAPLFAANEKVAVLLFELEVGTVRGNFRLVLPTSFVGYLVRHLNTSHALPPDDRHDLRIPTLRLRMLNCHFTLSADITEMHVRIRDLVELAPGQVIKMRAPVREAGCLTVEDREIFKANPVRSGSLKAAQILSTMKDDLADVQ; encoded by the coding sequence ATGAATCCTAACGCTCCAATTATCGAGCCTCCTGCCGGCAAGCGGCCTAAGCCGAAGCCCGAGAACCGAGACGTCCGATCCTGTAATTTTCGATATGCTGGTCGGTTGTCTAACGACAGCGCGCGATCTTTATCAAATCTATTCGATAAGTTCGCATTCAATGCATCCATTGCTTTTGAGGCGTATCTGGGAGCGTCATTTCGGCTCAAACTCACGTCGATGAACCAGTCTACTATCCAGGAATATTTAGAGGGAATCGGGTTGGACAGTTATCTCGTTCCGTGCGCGCTTACCGTAATGGATGCGCATCTGCTCATGCAGACGGATCTCCCTTTGGCTTTGCCCATTATTGATTTGCTGCTGGGAGGAGGGGGCGAACCGTTGCCTGGCCCACGCGAGCTCACCGATCTGGATGAAGAGATCCTCGGGAACGCCTCGCTTCTGTTCGTCAAAGAGATTGAACGTATATGGCGGCCACTAAACCTTTCGTATCAGCTTCTCCCGTGCGTTCGTCCAGCCTCGGTTGCGCCCCTTTTTGCAGCGAACGAGAAGGTTGCCGTCCTCCTGTTTGAACTGGAGGTGGGGACTGTCCGGGGGAACTTTCGGCTTGTTCTACCGACCTCTTTTGTCGGATACCTGGTGAGGCATCTGAATACCTCGCATGCGTTGCCGCCGGACGATCGGCACGATTTACGGATTCCCACGCTCCGGCTACGCATGTTGAACTGCCACTTCACTCTCAGTGCGGACATCACGGAGATGCATGTTCGGATACGCGACCTCGTGGAGCTAGCTCCTGGTCAAGTTATAAAAATGCGTGCACCAGTGAGAGAAGCTGGGTGTCTTACAGTCGAGGACCGCGAAATATTCAAGGCAAACCCTGTGCGCAGTGGTTCTTTAAAAGCGGCACAGATCTTATCCACAATGAAAGATGATCTAGCGGACGTTCAGTAA
- a CDS encoding EscU/YscU/HrcU family type III secretion system export apparatus switch protein — MADGNKTEKATEQRRKQARKKGQVVRSRDLPGIAAAAAVTLLLICVAPTAVMRWGLLYRGLMDAAASGDLDPNGPVLFWPAVEVLHWVVPTMFVALLASLCAGLMQGGFNLAPEALTLRFERFNPVTRLGQMFSPLGLANLLKSLLPFSAIAWIAVNIMQSQWAAIVDASNVGLRSFAGLVGSMILEFVYKSGLVLLVWAAVDYLLTLKKMESDLRMSKQEVREEHKETDGNPQIKGRIRQLRRRLRRAQSLKAAATATVVVTNPTHYAVALRYEPDMDAPVVVAKGLDLLAEKIKRLAQSNNIMLVENRPLAQALYKTVEVGDSIPAALYQAVAEILAFVYRAQAEVRRADAERRSRSAAERAPAAAGPPPSTAAEIGGQR, encoded by the coding sequence ATGGCAGACGGCAACAAGACGGAAAAAGCTACCGAGCAGCGTCGGAAGCAGGCACGCAAAAAGGGGCAGGTCGTGCGCTCACGCGACCTGCCTGGGATTGCTGCGGCTGCAGCAGTGACACTTCTGTTGATATGCGTTGCTCCAACAGCAGTGATGCGCTGGGGCCTGTTATATCGAGGGCTCATGGATGCCGCAGCAAGTGGCGATCTAGATCCAAATGGCCCCGTCCTCTTTTGGCCAGCGGTCGAAGTCTTGCATTGGGTAGTTCCTACAATGTTTGTAGCGCTGCTGGCATCTCTATGTGCAGGTTTAATGCAGGGAGGTTTCAATCTTGCTCCGGAGGCACTCACACTCCGGTTTGAACGCTTCAATCCCGTCACCCGGTTAGGGCAGATGTTTTCGCCGTTAGGGCTTGCGAACCTTTTGAAGTCACTATTGCCGTTCTCGGCGATTGCCTGGATTGCAGTGAACATTATGCAATCTCAATGGGCCGCGATCGTAGACGCGTCGAACGTGGGGCTGCGTAGCTTCGCGGGGCTAGTGGGATCAATGATCTTGGAATTCGTCTATAAATCGGGCCTGGTGCTGCTCGTATGGGCTGCTGTCGATTATCTGCTGACCCTGAAAAAAATGGAGAGCGACTTGCGAATGTCGAAGCAAGAGGTCCGCGAAGAACATAAAGAGACGGATGGCAACCCGCAGATCAAAGGGCGGATTCGTCAACTCCGTAGGCGTCTTCGTCGAGCTCAATCGCTTAAGGCCGCTGCGACGGCAACCGTTGTGGTAACAAACCCTACGCACTACGCTGTGGCGCTGCGCTACGAACCGGATATGGATGCGCCCGTGGTCGTCGCGAAAGGCTTGGACCTGCTCGCTGAAAAGATCAAGCGGCTCGCGCAGAGCAACAATATTATGCTCGTCGAAAACCGCCCGCTCGCGCAGGCGTTATATAAGACCGTGGAAGTGGGAGACTCGATTCCCGCAGCCCTGTATCAGGCCGTCGCCGAGATTCTCGCATTTGTCTACCGAGCGCAGGCTGAGGTGCGCCGGGCGGATGCGGAACGTCGATCACGAAGCGCTGCTGAGCGAGCACCAGCGGCCGCTGGACCGCCGCCGTCGACAGCGGCGGAGATTGGAGGACAGCGATGA
- the fliN gene encoding flagellar motor switch protein FliN: MSMTTALDGQNLDLILDVELRVTMRFGQRLMTLREVLDLTSGAVIELDRQVEEPVELLLDGKVIAYGEAVVIDGNYGVRVMEVPKAILSPAVITQDEQTIQEEK; encoded by the coding sequence ATGTCGATGACTACTGCGTTAGATGGTCAAAACCTTGACCTCATTCTGGATGTTGAACTACGTGTGACCATGAGGTTTGGCCAGCGGCTGATGACGTTGCGAGAGGTGCTCGATCTTACCAGTGGAGCCGTCATAGAGCTTGATCGCCAGGTAGAGGAACCGGTCGAGCTACTACTCGACGGAAAAGTGATTGCCTATGGTGAAGCGGTTGTCATTGACGGAAACTACGGGGTCCGTGTGATGGAGGTTCCGAAGGCAATCCTGTCACCAGCCGTGATAACTCAAGATGAACAGACGATTCAGGAAGAGAAGTAA
- the flgF gene encoding flagellar basal-body rod protein FlgF: MDSGFYAACTGLMSRMDALDTIANNLANSTTAGFQASQNVFSEVLASTDNTELSVINQDVNDYGVLSGTRLDTSQGSLQKTGNELDLAIEGPGYFAVKTQGGEMYTRSGQFRVSASGLLVTAGGDPVLGPKGPIQILGEPLSISSDGTISVSGAVAGQLKLVTFPPSTPLQSVGSGYLSAPPKSAVPAPGATVQQGMLESSNVNPVTNTVAMITAQREVETMRHVLTMFDTDMNKIAVQDIPHVS, from the coding sequence ATGGATAGCGGGTTCTATGCAGCTTGCACAGGGCTGATGTCGCGGATGGATGCACTGGATACGATCGCGAATAATCTTGCCAACTCCACGACCGCGGGGTTTCAAGCCAGCCAGAACGTTTTTAGTGAAGTGCTGGCCTCGACGGATAACACTGAGCTCTCCGTAATCAATCAGGATGTGAATGACTACGGGGTGCTCAGCGGAACACGGCTCGATACTTCGCAGGGCTCTCTTCAGAAGACAGGCAACGAACTAGACCTCGCGATTGAGGGGCCGGGGTACTTCGCAGTGAAAACACAAGGCGGGGAGATGTATACCCGTTCAGGGCAGTTCCGGGTTTCGGCGTCGGGTCTGCTTGTAACTGCAGGCGGTGACCCGGTGCTTGGCCCCAAAGGGCCGATACAGATACTTGGCGAGCCTCTCTCTATTAGTTCAGATGGAACCATATCAGTGAGTGGAGCGGTCGCAGGACAACTGAAGCTCGTTACATTCCCGCCGTCAACACCTCTGCAAAGTGTAGGGTCGGGCTACTTGAGCGCTCCACCGAAGTCTGCGGTTCCTGCACCGGGCGCAACTGTGCAACAGGGGATGCTTGAAAGTTCTAATGTGAACCCGGTCACGAACACTGTCGCGATGATTACGGCGCAGAGGGAAGTCGAGACAATGCGCCATGTCTTGACGATGTTCGATACCGATATGAACAAGATCGCAGTGCAGGATATTCCGCACGTCAGTTGA